A genomic stretch from Hymenobacter psoromatis includes:
- a CDS encoding N-acetylmuramoyl-L-alanine amidase, with translation MKIFLGPLVLGLALSACVRNPYAATNEAYRQQAKLLAQQLQAQPTLLIDSLPAPPYWVGTVNFNLRKPNYVIIHHTAQHSTEQTLKTFTLPRTQVSAHYVIGRDGQTYHMLNDYLRAWHGGVARWGNVTDINSVSVGIELDNDGSEPFQPAQIASLLKVLGGLKRTYNIPAANFIGHGDIAPTRKNDPSALFPWQQLAARGYGLWYDAAVLTDTTAAPFAADSLGRPLPGLTPREALRIIGYDVQDLNAAIVAFKRHFIPTDVSPILTDQDRRILYNLYRKFL, from the coding sequence ATGAAAATCTTTCTCGGGCCGCTGGTGCTGGGCTTGGCGCTGAGCGCCTGCGTGCGCAATCCCTACGCCGCTACCAACGAAGCGTATCGCCAGCAGGCCAAGCTATTAGCACAACAGCTGCAGGCTCAACCTACGCTGCTCATCGACAGCCTACCTGCGCCGCCCTACTGGGTGGGCACTGTCAATTTCAACCTGCGCAAGCCTAACTACGTCATCATTCACCACACGGCGCAGCACAGCACCGAGCAGACGCTCAAGACGTTTACGCTGCCCAGAACGCAGGTGAGCGCGCACTACGTCATTGGGCGCGATGGCCAGACCTACCATATGCTCAACGACTACCTGCGGGCCTGGCACGGGGGGGTAGCTCGCTGGGGCAACGTGACCGACATCAATTCGGTATCAGTTGGTATTGAGTTGGATAACGATGGGAGTGAACCATTTCAGCCCGCCCAGATTGCCAGTCTGCTGAAAGTACTGGGCGGCCTCAAGCGCACGTATAACATTCCGGCGGCCAACTTCATCGGCCACGGCGACATCGCGCCGACCCGCAAAAATGACCCGAGCGCGCTGTTTCCCTGGCAGCAGTTGGCCGCGCGCGGCTACGGCCTCTGGTACGACGCGGCCGTGCTGACCGACACCACGGCCGCGCCCTTCGCCGCCGACTCGCTGGGGCGGCCCCTCCCCGGCCTCACCCCGCGCGAGGCGCTGCGCATTATCGGCTACGACGTGCAGGATTTGAATGCCGCCATCGTCGCGTTCAAGCGGCACTTTATTCCAACTGATGTGAGCCCGATTCTTACCGACCAAGACCGCCGCATTCTGTATAATCTCTACCGTAAGTTTTTGTAA